A section of the Eublepharis macularius isolate TG4126 chromosome 1, MPM_Emac_v1.0, whole genome shotgun sequence genome encodes:
- the LOC129339179 gene encoding uncharacterized protein LOC129339179, protein MGDSGVGPVCVCGKSQGPSLLFQRRSRPRIKWGRVSVKLVRSPVLCLPSVPASGTGPQQDPEGQSVRHPGDPVLAEATMVSLPSESTDSIDPSPGGSRSPDLRGGSSPRHQETQTHSVVDQAGAAFSEAVTNVLLNARRLSTRQSYALKWDKFSVWCSRRGLDPFESTLSEILDFLWEVKQEGLANSSVKVYLAAISAFHPPVDRKSVFSHYSAKLFLRGLNNLFPPVRALVPQWSLPLVLTRLMSKPFEPLASCPLRFLSMKVAFLVAATSARRVGELAALSCEPPYLKFHPEKVVLRTKVEFLPKVVSRFHLSQELVLPVFFPTPASEAEAALHSLDVRRAILFYLDRVKPFRIDSNLFICFAGPKKGNRASAQTISRWVVQAILTCYSAANLPCPLQVHAHSTRSQASSAALFRGVPLQDICRAATWASADTFVKHYALDILDRKETAVGTAVLHSIFE, encoded by the coding sequence ATGGGGGACTCCGGAGTTGGACCTGTTTGCGTCTGTGGAAAATCGCAAggtcctagcttattgttccagaggaggagtaggcccagaatcaagtggggacgcgtttcagttaagttggtcaggtcccctgtgttatgccttccctccgttcccgcttctggcacgggtcctcagcaagatccagagggacagagcgtccgtcatcctggtgaccccgtattggccgaggcaaccatggtttcactcccttctgagtctacagactcaatcgatccgtctcccggtggttcccgatctcctgacctgcgggggggttcttcaccacgacatcaggagactcaaactcacagcgtggttgatcaggccggggctgccttctccgaggctgtgactaatgttctcttaaatgctagacgtttgtctaccaggcagtcttatgcccttaagtgggacaaattttctgtgtggtgtagtcgcaggggtttggatccttttgagtccaccctttctgagattttggactttttgtgggaggtaaagcaggagggtttggccaactcctcagtcaaggtttatctggcagccatctctgcttttcaccctccagtggatagaaagtctgttttttcccactattctgccaAACTATTTTTGAGgggattgaataatttgtttccccctgtgcgggctttggtccctcagtggtcgttgcccctggttctgactcgtttgatgtctaagccgtttgaacccttggcttcctgtccgcttcgttttttgtccatgaaagtggcctttttggttgcggctacttcagccaggagggttggggagctagcagcgttatcttgcgagcccccttatttgaaatttcaccctgagaaggtcgttcttcgtacaaaggttgagtttttacctaaagtagtatcccgttttcatttatctcaggaattggttctgccggttttctttccgactccggcctctgaggcagaggcggcccttcattctttggatgttcgcagggccattttattttatttagatagggtaaaaccatttaggattgactctaatttgtttatttgttttgctggaccgaagaagggtaaccgggcttcggctcagactatctctagatgggtggtccaggctatactgacctgttattctgctgctaacttaccttgtcctttgcaagtgcatgcccactccaccaggtcccaggcgtcgtcagcggctctcttcagaggtgttccactccaggacatctgcagggcggcgacgtgggcctcggcggatacctttgtgaagcattatgcgctggacatcctagatagaaaggagacagcggtgggcacagcagttctgcactccatctttgagtga